Genomic window (Croceicoccus sp. Ery15):
GGCGATGGCAACGCCGGGAAGCAGCACTTTCAGCATCGCCTGAACCTGATTCTTGTCGGCGCCGCCCGTGCCGACGACCGACTTTTTCACGACCTTGGCGGAATGTTCGTGAACGGCAAGACCGGCCGTGCCGCAGGCCGCCAGAACCGCGCCGCGCGCATGGGCCAGTTTCAGCGTCGATTGCGGGTTCTTGTTGACGAACACTTCTTCGGCGGCGGCGACATCGGGGCAATGAACCCTGATCACCTCGGCCAGCGCCTGCTGCAATGCGGCAAGGCGAAACGACATCTCTTCCCTGCTGCTGGTCGGCACCTGCCCGTT
Coding sequences:
- the ruvC gene encoding crossover junction endodeoxyribonuclease RuvC — protein: MIVLGLDPSLTCTGWGVIRKTGSRLSHIANGQVPTSSREEMSFRLAALQQALAEVIRVHCPDVAAAEEVFVNKNPQSTLKLAHARGAVLAACGTAGLAVHEHSAKVVKKSVVGTGGADKNQVQAMLKVLLPGVAIAGSDAADALAVAIAHAHLTRAF